The Thermobispora bispora DSM 43833 genome window below encodes:
- the alaS gene encoding alanine--tRNA ligase codes for MESAEIARRFLRFFEENGHTVVPSASLVAEDPTLLLVNAGMVPFKPYFLGQQKPPFRRATSLQKCVRTLDIDEVGKTPRHASFFQMLGNFSFGDYFKEGAIPFAWELLTRPVSEGGFGFPEDRLWVTVYLDDDEAQEIWRKVGVPAERIQRRGLADNYWHMGVPGPGGPCSEIYYDRGPQYGREGGPIADENRYLEVWNLVFMQEQLSAVRSKTDFDVAGPLPAKNIDTGMGLERMAAILQGVDNIYEIDTTSKIIKRAAELTETRYGRDERSDICLRVVADHMRAGVMLVGDGVLPSNEGRGYVLRRMLRRTIRNLRLLGAGEERYMRELTATTIEAMSGLYPELKTEEARIHTVIEAEEASFLGTLRTGTAIFDAAVAETKRKGGTVLSGEQAFQLHDTYGFPIDLTLEMAAEQGLKVDEEGFRRLMQEQRERAKADAKAKKTGHADISVFSGILEKAGKIDFVGYDRTTAEATVVGLIVNGVSVPAAGEGTSLEIVLDRTPFYAEGGGQLADQGVIRTSGAEIEVLDVQSPIDGLIVHRGKVRSGEVLVGDQAHAEIDVERRRAISRSHTATHMVHRGFRNALGESAAQAGSENSPGRFRFDFTSAGAVPPSVLRDVEDEVNAVLINDLPVRAFYTSQAEARAMGALALFGEKYGDEVRVVEVGDYSRELCGGTHVATSGQLGLIKILGESSVGAGVRRVEALVGLDAFRFLAKESVLVSQLSEQLKARREELPERIEGIVSRLRAAEKELERLRSAQVLAVAGELAAGARDVHGVSLVTHRAPDGTTADDLRKLALDVRGRFPADRAAVVVVAGVPANRPVVVVAANEAARERGVKAGQLVGVAAKALGGGGGGRDDVAQGGGSRPEAIEDALRAVEAAVASAQS; via the coding sequence ATGGAGTCGGCAGAGATCGCCCGCCGCTTCCTGCGCTTCTTCGAAGAGAACGGGCACACGGTGGTGCCCTCGGCCAGCCTGGTCGCCGAGGACCCGACGCTGCTGCTGGTCAACGCGGGCATGGTCCCGTTCAAACCGTACTTCCTCGGCCAGCAGAAGCCGCCGTTCAGGCGTGCCACGAGCCTCCAGAAGTGCGTGCGCACGCTCGACATCGACGAGGTCGGCAAGACGCCCAGGCACGCCAGCTTCTTCCAGATGCTGGGCAACTTCTCCTTCGGCGACTACTTCAAGGAGGGGGCGATCCCCTTCGCCTGGGAGCTGCTGACCCGGCCCGTCTCCGAGGGCGGCTTCGGCTTCCCTGAGGACCGGCTCTGGGTCACCGTCTACCTCGACGACGACGAGGCGCAGGAGATCTGGCGGAAGGTCGGCGTGCCGGCCGAGCGGATCCAGCGCCGCGGCCTGGCCGACAACTACTGGCACATGGGGGTGCCGGGCCCCGGCGGGCCCTGCTCCGAGATCTACTACGACCGCGGGCCGCAGTACGGCCGCGAGGGCGGGCCGATCGCCGACGAGAACCGCTACCTCGAGGTCTGGAACCTCGTCTTCATGCAGGAGCAGCTCAGCGCGGTCCGCAGCAAGACGGACTTCGACGTGGCGGGCCCGCTGCCGGCGAAGAACATCGACACCGGCATGGGCCTGGAGCGCATGGCCGCGATCCTGCAGGGCGTCGACAACATCTACGAGATCGACACCACATCCAAGATCATCAAGCGGGCGGCCGAGCTCACCGAGACCAGGTACGGCCGGGACGAGCGCTCGGACATCTGCCTGCGCGTGGTGGCCGACCACATGCGGGCGGGCGTGATGCTCGTCGGCGACGGCGTGCTCCCGTCGAACGAGGGCCGCGGCTACGTGCTCCGCCGGATGCTCCGCCGGACGATCCGCAACCTCCGCCTGCTCGGCGCGGGGGAGGAGCGCTACATGCGCGAGCTCACCGCCACCACCATCGAGGCGATGAGCGGGCTCTACCCCGAGCTCAAGACCGAGGAGGCGCGGATCCACACGGTCATCGAGGCCGAGGAGGCGTCGTTCCTCGGCACGCTGCGCACCGGAACCGCGATCTTCGACGCGGCGGTCGCGGAGACCAAGCGGAAGGGCGGCACCGTGCTCAGCGGTGAGCAGGCCTTCCAGCTCCACGACACCTACGGCTTCCCGATCGACCTGACCCTGGAGATGGCGGCCGAGCAGGGGCTCAAGGTCGACGAGGAGGGCTTCCGCCGGCTCATGCAGGAGCAGCGGGAGCGGGCCAAGGCCGACGCCAAGGCGAAGAAGACCGGGCACGCCGACATCTCGGTCTTCAGCGGCATCCTCGAGAAGGCCGGCAAGATCGACTTCGTCGGGTACGACCGGACGACCGCCGAGGCCACCGTGGTGGGCCTGATCGTCAACGGGGTGAGCGTCCCCGCGGCCGGGGAGGGCACCTCGCTCGAGATCGTGCTCGACCGCACCCCGTTCTACGCCGAGGGCGGTGGGCAGCTCGCCGACCAGGGCGTGATCCGGACGAGCGGCGCCGAGATCGAGGTGCTCGACGTCCAGTCGCCCATCGACGGGCTGATCGTGCACCGGGGCAAGGTGCGCAGCGGTGAGGTGCTCGTCGGCGACCAGGCGCACGCCGAGATCGACGTGGAGCGGCGCCGCGCCATCTCCCGCAGCCACACCGCGACCCACATGGTCCACCGCGGCTTCCGCAACGCGCTCGGCGAGTCCGCGGCCCAGGCCGGCTCGGAGAACTCGCCCGGCCGGTTCCGCTTCGACTTCACCTCGGCCGGGGCGGTGCCGCCGAGCGTGCTGCGCGACGTGGAGGACGAGGTGAACGCGGTCCTCATCAACGACCTCCCGGTGCGCGCGTTCTACACCAGCCAGGCGGAGGCCCGCGCCATGGGCGCGCTCGCCCTGTTCGGGGAGAAGTACGGCGACGAGGTCCGGGTGGTCGAGGTCGGCGACTACTCCCGGGAGCTGTGCGGTGGCACCCACGTGGCCACCTCCGGCCAGCTCGGCCTCATCAAGATCCTCGGCGAGTCCTCGGTGGGCGCCGGCGTCCGCCGGGTGGAGGCCCTCGTCGGCCTCGACGCCTTCCGGTTCCTCGCCAAGGAGAGCGTGCTCGTCTCCCAGCTCAGCGAGCAGCTCAAGGCCCGCCGCGAGGAGCTGCCCGAGCGGATCGAGGGCATCGTCAGCCGGCTGCGCGCCGCGGAGAAGGAGCTCGAGCGGCTCCGGTCGGCCCAGGTGCTCGCCGTCGCCGGCGAGCTCGCCGCCGGGGCGCGGGACGTGCACGGCGTCTCCCTGGTCACGCACCGCGCGCCTGATGGCACCACCGCCGATGACCTGCGTAAACTCGCTCTCGACGTACGTGGCCGGTTCCCCGCCGACCGCGCCGCCGTGGTCGTTGTCGCCGGTGTCCCGGCCAACCGTCCGGTCGTCGTCGTCGCGGCCAACGAAGCCGCGCGCGAGCGGGGCGTGAAGGCGGGGCAGCTCGTCGGCGTGGCCGCCAAGGCGCTGGGAGGTGGTGGTGGCGGCAGGGACGACGTGGCGCAGGGCGGCGGTTCCCGCCCCGAGGCGATCGAGGACGCCCTCCGCGCGGTGGAGGCGGCCGTCGCCTCCGCGCAGTCCTGA